Proteins encoded together in one Gemmatimonadota bacterium DH-78 window:
- a CDS encoding phosphoenolpyruvate carboxylase: MSRWEGLDIESEGTGISRPLSEQVNLLGAMLGDAVRRRHGADTLARVERLRTLCKESELTGEPGPRDEAAAIVASASLSEIRHLVGAFTSFFHLVNQAEKQEIVRINRERSREGVRPESLRDAIRRLHADGVTLDELRRRLSALDIQPTLTAHPTEARPPAVLARQRRLSDLLLELSRTDPTPDERERILDAIDTQVTLLLATDEVRRERPSVMDEVDQGLHFLLGAIWEVVPVIRHDLVRAIEEVYGESVDPGAFLRYRSWIGSDRDGNPFVTAEVTRGTLRRQRRRVLRRYRRLLEALGDELSVSDRQVRVPDELLQSLRADREALRAAGGENTGVVDDDHHQPFRLKTELMRAKIGRLLRAEAGAGAGDDEPGRGESAGATGPAHGATGPAHGAPGPAHGAPGPALGAPAHDQASGQGPGAHMARYDADEFRADLALIARSLEAVGLGRIAHRGRLAPLRAQAEAFGFHLATLDVRQHSEVHERAVAALLAAAGVEPDYSALDEAQRLAVLEKALTRDGPLVPAEADRPEDARAVLEAFEVVRDAIAIEPASIGSWIISMTHDVSDVLEPMLLAKETGVWCIDASGRPSCPIDIVPLFETIEDLAESGHRMDALYQHPLYRRHLEARGGLQEVMLGYSDSDKDGGYWMANHALHRAQADLGASARRAGVDLRLFHGRGGTVGRGGGRANRAIMAMPAAARNGRIRFTEQGEVITFRYGLAALARRHMEQIVGAMLLGYADGPSSGAGDSGKRGAEPAAGASDGEGDGAGVESPSTDRWMGRLADRSMEVYRELLDDPRFWPWFLRVTPIECISGLPIGSRPTSRGGGLTFEGLRAIPWGFSWTQIRAIVPGWYGAGTALHELFESEPQARDDLRAAWRADPFIRAVVDNALREMARSRLDVSRLYVDRLGEEGDREFFARLERDFERGRAALLSISGEDELLDHTPVIRKSIRLRNPYTDVLNLLQVELIRRSRAEPASDEERAALTEALLASVNGVAAAMQSTG; this comes from the coding sequence ATGAGTCGTTGGGAAGGCCTCGACATCGAGAGTGAAGGCACTGGAATCTCGCGTCCGCTGAGCGAGCAGGTGAATCTGCTCGGCGCGATGCTCGGCGACGCCGTCCGCCGGCGCCATGGGGCCGACACGCTCGCGCGGGTCGAGCGACTGCGCACGCTCTGCAAGGAGTCCGAGCTCACCGGAGAACCGGGGCCCCGAGATGAGGCCGCGGCGATCGTCGCGTCGGCTTCGCTGTCCGAGATCCGCCACCTGGTCGGTGCCTTCACGTCGTTCTTTCACCTCGTGAACCAGGCGGAGAAGCAGGAGATCGTACGGATCAATCGGGAGCGGTCGCGCGAGGGGGTGCGCCCGGAGTCGCTTCGCGACGCGATTCGAAGACTCCACGCCGACGGCGTCACCCTCGACGAGCTTCGGCGTCGACTGTCCGCCCTCGACATCCAGCCCACGCTCACGGCGCACCCGACCGAGGCGCGCCCGCCTGCGGTGCTCGCGCGTCAGCGGCGTCTCAGCGACCTCCTGCTGGAGCTGTCGCGCACCGATCCCACCCCCGACGAGCGGGAGCGCATTCTCGACGCGATCGACACCCAGGTCACCCTGCTTCTCGCCACCGACGAGGTGCGCCGCGAGCGACCGTCGGTGATGGACGAGGTCGACCAGGGGCTGCACTTCCTGCTCGGCGCCATCTGGGAGGTGGTGCCGGTGATCCGCCACGACCTCGTGCGGGCGATCGAAGAGGTGTACGGCGAATCGGTCGATCCGGGTGCGTTTCTGCGCTATCGCTCCTGGATCGGGAGCGACCGCGACGGCAATCCCTTCGTGACGGCCGAGGTTACGCGCGGCACGCTGCGGCGTCAGCGCCGGCGAGTGCTGCGTCGCTATCGCCGCCTGCTCGAGGCGCTGGGCGACGAGTTGTCGGTATCGGATCGGCAGGTGCGTGTGCCCGATGAACTGCTCCAGTCCCTTCGCGCCGATCGCGAAGCGTTGCGGGCGGCGGGGGGCGAGAACACGGGTGTCGTCGACGATGATCACCATCAGCCCTTCCGGCTGAAGACGGAACTGATGCGCGCGAAGATCGGTCGGCTCCTGCGCGCAGAGGCCGGGGCCGGGGCCGGCGACGACGAGCCGGGTCGCGGCGAATCGGCTGGCGCCACGGGCCCGGCCCACGGTGCCACCGGCCCGGCCCACGGCGCACCGGGCCCGGCCCACGGCGCCCCGGGCCCGGCCCTCGGTGCGCCGGCTCACGACCAAGCCTCGGGCCAGGGCCCGGGCGCGCACATGGCTCGATACGACGCCGACGAGTTCCGGGCGGACCTGGCGCTGATCGCACGGTCGCTCGAAGCGGTGGGACTCGGTCGCATCGCCCATCGGGGCCGGCTGGCGCCCCTGCGCGCCCAGGCCGAGGCCTTCGGCTTCCACCTCGCCACCCTCGACGTGCGCCAGCACAGCGAGGTCCACGAGCGTGCGGTGGCTGCGTTGCTCGCGGCCGCGGGAGTCGAGCCGGACTACTCCGCCCTCGACGAGGCGCAGCGGCTCGCCGTGCTGGAGAAGGCACTCACCCGCGACGGGCCGCTGGTGCCCGCCGAGGCGGACCGACCCGAAGACGCCCGTGCGGTGCTCGAGGCCTTCGAGGTGGTGCGCGATGCGATCGCGATCGAGCCGGCGTCGATCGGCAGCTGGATCATCTCGATGACGCACGATGTGAGCGACGTGCTGGAGCCGATGCTGCTCGCCAAGGAGACGGGCGTCTGGTGCATCGACGCCTCCGGGCGCCCCAGCTGTCCGATCGACATCGTTCCGCTCTTCGAGACGATCGAGGATCTCGCCGAGTCGGGCCACCGCATGGACGCCCTCTACCAACACCCGCTGTACCGCCGGCATCTCGAGGCGCGCGGCGGGCTTCAGGAGGTGATGCTGGGCTACTCCGACTCCGACAAGGACGGCGGGTACTGGATGGCCAACCACGCTCTGCACCGAGCGCAGGCCGATCTGGGCGCCTCGGCGCGCCGCGCCGGCGTCGACCTGCGCCTCTTCCACGGGCGCGGAGGCACGGTCGGGCGGGGCGGGGGGCGCGCGAACCGGGCGATCATGGCCATGCCCGCGGCGGCGCGGAACGGCCGGATCCGATTCACCGAGCAGGGTGAGGTGATCACCTTCCGCTATGGACTCGCCGCCCTGGCGCGTCGGCACATGGAGCAGATCGTGGGCGCGATGCTGCTGGGATACGCCGATGGCCCGTCGAGTGGAGCCGGCGACAGCGGTAAAAGGGGCGCCGAACCCGCCGCGGGCGCGAGCGACGGCGAGGGTGACGGCGCCGGCGTGGAGTCCCCGAGCACCGATCGCTGGATGGGGCGCCTGGCCGATCGATCCATGGAGGTGTACCGCGAGCTGCTCGACGATCCGCGGTTCTGGCCCTGGTTCCTGCGGGTGACGCCGATCGAGTGCATCAGTGGACTCCCGATCGGTTCACGACCCACGAGCCGGGGCGGGGGCCTCACCTTCGAGGGACTGCGCGCGATTCCGTGGGGCTTCTCGTGGACCCAGATCCGGGCCATCGTGCCCGGGTGGTACGGGGCCGGAACCGCGCTTCACGAGTTGTTCGAATCGGAGCCGCAGGCGCGCGACGATCTGCGCGCGGCCTGGCGCGCCGATCCGTTCATCCGCGCCGTCGTCGACAACGCGCTGCGCGAGATGGCCCGGAGCCGGCTCGACGTCTCCCGACTCTACGTCGATCGCCTGGGAGAGGAGGGCGACCGGGAGTTCTTCGCTCGGCTGGAGCGCGACTTCGAGCGAGGGCGCGCCGCCCTGCTGTCGATCAGCGGCGAGGACGAGCTGCTCGACCACACGCCGGTGATCCGGAAGTCGATTCGGCTGCGGAATCCCTACACCGACGTGCTCAACCTTCTGCAGGTGGAGCTGATTCGGCGGTCGCGCGCGGAGCCGGCGTCGGACGAGGAGCGGGCGGCGCTCACCGAGGCGCTGCTCGCGAGTGTGAACGGGGTGGCCGCCGCGATGCAGAGCACCGGGTGA
- a CDS encoding DUF559 domain-containing protein, with amino-acid sequence MRSGIVVHRVVALSPDEVESIDGLPLTAPGRTLIDVAPLVALRDLERMTARVRREEVLSAAQLDSLLTRYRGYRGVAPLRVVLGQPGGPRFTRSEAEVRFLDLVRSAELPLPRTNLRVGPYELDAAWPRERVAVEIDGYEYHRSRVRFEADRRKDAWLAAKGYQVIRVTWRQLTEHAIRTAAQVAQALARAGSILP; translated from the coding sequence ATGCGGTCCGGCATCGTGGTGCACCGGGTGGTCGCGCTGAGCCCCGACGAGGTGGAGTCGATCGACGGTCTGCCCCTCACCGCGCCGGGCCGTACGCTGATCGACGTGGCACCCCTCGTGGCGCTGCGGGATCTCGAGCGGATGACCGCCCGCGTCCGACGGGAGGAGGTGCTGAGCGCCGCTCAGCTCGATTCGCTGCTCACCCGCTACCGCGGCTACAGGGGTGTCGCTCCCCTGAGGGTCGTTCTGGGGCAGCCGGGCGGACCGCGGTTCACCCGGTCCGAAGCCGAGGTGCGGTTCCTCGACCTGGTTCGCTCGGCCGAGCTGCCCCTGCCCCGGACGAATCTGCGAGTCGGCCCCTACGAACTGGATGCCGCATGGCCCCGGGAGCGGGTCGCCGTGGAGATCGACGGTTACGAGTACCACCGATCACGGGTCCGCTTCGAGGCCGATCGACGAAAGGACGCGTGGCTGGCGGCGAAGGGCTATCAGGTGATCCGCGTAACGTGGCGGCAACTCACCGAGCATGCGATCCGGACCGCCGCCCAGGTCGCTCAGGCGCTGGCCCGGGCGGGATCGATCCTTCCCTGA
- a CDS encoding helix-turn-helix domain-containing GNAT family N-acetyltransferase, producing the protein MLPASPGALDSVDPALDDRIARVLAFFRAYDQRLGPPGPDPSADSHALSEARVIGDLAHRDDATVAGLARRLGLDPAQVGRIVRRLAELGDVARSPDPEDGRRRLLSLTGQGRHEFRTRQAATRRRVAALLEELPPTRQERLAASLDRAREVLVDEPDSEWALRGPLPGELGWIVQAHARIYTDEYGFDGRFEGLVAQIVADYSARNDVALERCWIAEHLGRPVGSVMAVRHTDDIAQLRCLIVDSAARGLGIGRRLVAECIDFARSVGYARMMLWTVDILPSARRIYEAAGFELTSETPDRLWGRDLVSQHWEREL; encoded by the coding sequence ATGCTCCCGGCCTCGCCCGGCGCGCTCGACTCCGTCGATCCCGCGCTCGATGATCGCATCGCCCGCGTTCTCGCGTTCTTCCGCGCCTACGACCAACGCCTCGGCCCGCCGGGTCCCGATCCGTCCGCCGATTCCCACGCCCTTTCCGAAGCGCGAGTGATCGGCGACCTCGCGCACCGAGACGATGCCACGGTAGCCGGGCTCGCGCGCCGTCTTGGTCTGGACCCGGCGCAGGTGGGACGGATCGTGCGCCGCCTCGCCGAGCTCGGCGACGTGGCTCGGTCGCCGGACCCGGAAGACGGGCGACGCCGACTTCTTTCGCTGACCGGACAGGGTCGGCACGAGTTCCGCACACGGCAGGCCGCGACGCGGCGACGGGTCGCGGCGCTTCTCGAGGAGCTCCCCCCGACCCGCCAGGAACGACTCGCCGCCTCTCTGGATCGCGCGCGCGAAGTGCTCGTCGACGAGCCGGACTCCGAGTGGGCACTCCGGGGCCCGCTGCCGGGCGAACTGGGGTGGATCGTTCAGGCACACGCACGCATCTACACCGACGAGTACGGGTTCGACGGACGCTTCGAGGGACTCGTGGCGCAGATCGTGGCGGACTACTCGGCTCGCAACGACGTCGCGCTCGAGCGATGCTGGATCGCCGAGCACCTCGGCCGGCCGGTGGGGTCGGTCATGGCCGTGCGCCACACCGACGACATCGCTCAACTCCGCTGCCTGATCGTCGATTCGGCCGCTCGCGGTCTCGGCATCGGCCGTCGCCTGGTGGCCGAGTGCATCGACTTCGCTCGCTCGGTCGGCTACGCGCGGATGATGCTCTGGACCGTCGACATTCTCCCCAGCGCCCGGCGGATCTACGAGGCCGCCGGCTTCGAACTCACGTCGGAGACTCCCGACCGGCTCTGGGGCCGCGACCTCGTGAGCCAGCACTGGGAGCGGGAGTTGTAG